One segment of Streptomyces sp. NBC_00576 DNA contains the following:
- a CDS encoding polysaccharide deacetylase family protein: protein MRSHALLPSALLLLGSLTLTAACANGSGTPDPSPESMQAGPSSSASRTVDPSRIKGLRIVNDGSEQSSCPFAISYPDVPGAEEMTSAMRKDVDQRLAAFRSSRCDNGSPSAGELNVSHRFLVASGDVLGVRLTTLDGSGVGNGQSTSTYWYDGENGAYRQALDLISDGSRDAFTAALKKQLRGREGVDPSYLDDAFADTTHLADLLDDLSFTADGNLRAELDRGTVGADAAGSHVVSLDKATITPWLSPFGLRAQQQTEHPGNDLDLGAPSTPSAAVPTHSASADDDTDCKKVKCIALTFDDGPAAPETATLLNHLDRYEARVTFFTVGQNVAAHPELVRAEVKAGHEVGNHSWNHPDLTKLTPEQIAYQLGRTSGAIKAATGKAPTLFRPPYGAVNAKVKAATTLSPVLWDVDTEDWKYRDGAKVARTVIAKARRNSVVLMHDIHPTSVAAVPEILRTLTAEGFRFVTVSHLRATL, encoded by the coding sequence ATGCGTTCTCACGCCCTCCTCCCCTCGGCGCTTCTCCTGCTCGGTTCGCTCACCCTGACCGCGGCCTGCGCCAACGGGTCCGGAACCCCGGACCCCTCCCCCGAGTCCATGCAGGCCGGACCGTCCTCCTCCGCGTCCCGGACGGTCGATCCGTCGAGGATCAAGGGCCTGAGGATTGTCAACGACGGTAGCGAGCAGAGCTCCTGCCCGTTCGCCATCAGCTACCCGGACGTGCCCGGAGCGGAGGAAATGACATCCGCGATGAGGAAGGACGTCGACCAGCGCCTGGCGGCCTTCCGCTCCAGCCGGTGCGACAACGGCTCACCTTCGGCCGGCGAGCTCAACGTCAGCCACCGGTTCCTGGTCGCCTCCGGTGACGTGCTCGGTGTCCGGCTCACGACGCTGGACGGCAGTGGGGTCGGCAACGGGCAGTCGACCAGCACGTACTGGTACGACGGGGAGAACGGCGCCTACCGCCAGGCACTCGACCTCATATCCGACGGTTCACGGGACGCCTTCACCGCCGCTCTGAAAAAGCAGCTCAGGGGCCGCGAGGGGGTGGACCCCAGTTACCTCGACGACGCATTCGCCGACACCACCCATCTTGCCGACCTTCTCGACGACCTGTCCTTCACCGCCGATGGCAATCTCCGAGCGGAGCTCGACCGGGGCACGGTGGGAGCCGATGCGGCCGGGTCCCACGTCGTCTCCCTCGACAAGGCGACGATCACCCCCTGGCTGTCTCCCTTCGGCCTACGCGCCCAGCAGCAGACCGAGCACCCCGGCAACGACCTCGACCTGGGAGCCCCCAGCACACCCAGCGCGGCCGTGCCCACACACTCCGCCTCCGCCGACGACGACACCGACTGCAAGAAGGTCAAGTGCATCGCCCTGACCTTCGACGACGGCCCGGCCGCCCCGGAGACCGCGACCCTGCTCAACCACCTCGACCGATACGAGGCGCGTGTCACCTTCTTCACCGTGGGCCAGAACGTGGCCGCCCATCCCGAGCTCGTACGCGCCGAGGTGAAGGCCGGCCATGAGGTCGGCAACCACTCCTGGAACCACCCTGACCTCACCAAGCTCACCCCCGAACAGATCGCCTACCAGCTGGGCCGCACCAGCGGCGCGATCAAGGCCGCCACCGGCAAGGCCCCCACCCTCTTCCGGCCGCCGTACGGCGCGGTCAACGCCAAGGTGAAGGCCGCCACCACACTGTCGCCGGTGCTGTGGGACGTCGACACCGAGGACTGGAAGTACCGGGACGGCGCCAAGGTCGCTCGGACAGTCATCGCCAAGGCTCGGCGCAACAGCGTCGTCCTGATGCACGACATCCACCCGACGTCCGTCGCCGCCGTCCCGGAGATCCTTCGCACCCTCACCGCCGAGGGCTTCCGCTTCGTCACGGTGAGCCACCTGCGTGCCACGCTGTGA
- a CDS encoding family 43 glycosylhydrolase, whose protein sequence is MARRLLTLLAALLLALSLGQSPASAASFTNPVKAQKGADPWITYHNGNYYLVTTSWTDAITIRKAPTLAGLATAPSVQVWTGDAASRCCNIWAPELHFLNGRWYLYHVAGQNVSDYVPTQRTHVLESAGSDPLGPYMYRSRLNSAWMLDPSVATINGSLYLFGSASGGTQNLVAARMSTPYTVSGSFSTISTPTYDWERSGGTVNEGPEILQRGGRTFLIYSASGCWTPDYKLGQLELTGSNPLSASSWTKKSTPVFQRNDANGVYGPGHNGFFNSPDGTESWIVYHANDSAGDGCDNGRTTRAQKFTWNPDGTPNLGTPVRLGASLAGPSGEPSSASTTYTVVNRVTGKCLEVTGSSSADGANVQQWTCSGANNQRWRLEDLGDDTHRLVNVAGGKVLDTENCSSADGADLRQWSWLNNTCQRFRFLATSGGYVRIVNQATSKVADVADCSSADGADVRQWSWLNSNCQQWQLNPA, encoded by the coding sequence ATGGCCCGTCGCCTACTGACCCTGCTGGCGGCCCTCCTGCTCGCGCTGTCCCTGGGCCAGTCCCCGGCGAGTGCCGCCTCCTTCACCAACCCGGTCAAGGCACAGAAGGGCGCCGACCCCTGGATCACATACCACAACGGCAACTACTACCTGGTGACCACGAGTTGGACCGACGCCATCACCATCCGCAAGGCGCCGACACTCGCCGGTCTCGCAACCGCGCCGAGCGTCCAGGTGTGGACGGGTGACGCGGCCTCACGCTGCTGCAACATCTGGGCGCCGGAACTTCACTTCCTGAACGGCCGCTGGTACCTCTACCACGTCGCCGGCCAGAACGTCTCCGACTACGTCCCCACCCAGCGCACCCACGTCCTGGAGAGCGCCGGCTCGGACCCGCTGGGCCCCTACATGTACAGGAGCCGGCTGAACAGCGCCTGGATGCTCGACCCGAGCGTCGCGACCATCAACGGAAGCCTGTATCTGTTCGGCAGTGCGAGCGGCGGCACGCAGAACCTCGTCGCCGCGCGGATGTCCACCCCGTACACGGTCAGCGGCTCCTTCTCGACGATCTCCACGCCCACGTACGACTGGGAGCGCTCGGGCGGGACGGTCAACGAGGGCCCGGAGATACTCCAGCGGGGCGGCCGTACTTTCCTGATCTACTCGGCGAGCGGCTGCTGGACGCCCGACTACAAGCTCGGCCAGCTGGAGCTGACCGGCTCCAACCCCCTGTCCGCCTCGTCCTGGACGAAGAAGTCCACGCCCGTCTTCCAGCGCAACGACGCGAACGGGGTCTACGGGCCGGGGCACAACGGATTCTTCAACTCGCCGGACGGCACCGAGAGCTGGATCGTCTACCACGCCAACGACAGCGCGGGCGACGGCTGCGACAACGGCCGGACGACGCGTGCGCAGAAGTTCACCTGGAACCCGGACGGTACGCCGAACCTCGGTACGCCGGTGCGGCTCGGCGCGTCACTCGCCGGGCCCTCGGGGGAGCCGTCGTCCGCCTCGACGACATACACGGTCGTCAACCGCGTAACTGGCAAGTGCCTTGAGGTGACGGGGAGTTCGAGCGCCGACGGGGCCAACGTCCAGCAGTGGACGTGCAGTGGGGCCAACAACCAGCGCTGGCGCCTCGAAGACCTGGGCGACGACACCCATCGCCTGGTCAACGTCGCCGGCGGAAAGGTGCTGGACACGGAGAACTGCTCCTCGGCCGACGGTGCGGACCTGCGTCAGTGGTCCTGGCTGAACAACACCTGTCAGCGGTTCCGGTTCCTCGCCACGAGCGGCGGCTATGTACGGATCGTCAATCAGGCCACCAGTAAGGTCGCCGACGTCGCCGACTGCTCCTCGGCCGACGGAGCCGACGTACGCCAGTGGTCGTGGCTGAACAGCAACTGCCAGCAGTGGCAGCTCAACCCGGCCTGA
- a CDS encoding arabinan endo-1,5-alpha-L-arabinosidase, giving the protein MSRTSRKDAHSSTRGTTRRTALLAVPAAILLALVPSSASAYPNPGTVTGSTAVHDPTMIRTSSGQYLLYATGGGISNRTSTDRIAFSGGADAFSGRPGWWRTYSSVPEAWAPDLSYHGGKYLMYYSVSSFGSQNSAIGLATSTTGRPGSWTDQGIVYTSSSANDYNAIDPNLFVNDDGKWWLSFGSWWTGIKMIQINPSTGKQLSSNTTRYSLASRPTGTKAVEAPYIVKRNGYYYLFASYDTCCAGTGSTYKVKVGRATSVTGPYSDKNGVAMMNNGGTPVLESHGRYIGPGGQSIMNDAGGDLIVYHYYDGQANGTAKLGINLLDWSSGWPVAY; this is encoded by the coding sequence GTGAGCCGCACCTCCCGCAAAGACGCTCACAGTTCAACCCGCGGAACCACCCGCAGAACCGCTCTCCTCGCTGTCCCCGCGGCGATCCTGCTCGCACTCGTCCCGAGCTCGGCGTCCGCGTATCCGAACCCGGGCACCGTCACTGGCTCGACCGCGGTCCACGATCCGACGATGATCCGCACATCGTCGGGCCAGTACCTGCTGTACGCCACCGGCGGCGGTATCAGCAACCGCACCTCCACCGACCGCATCGCCTTCAGCGGCGGCGCGGACGCCTTCTCCGGCCGGCCGGGCTGGTGGCGCACCTACTCCTCCGTGCCGGAGGCCTGGGCACCCGACCTCTCGTACCACGGCGGCAAGTACCTGATGTACTACTCCGTCTCGTCCTTCGGCTCGCAGAACTCGGCCATCGGACTGGCGACGTCGACAACCGGCCGGCCGGGCAGCTGGACCGACCAGGGCATCGTCTACACGTCGAGTTCGGCGAACGACTACAACGCCATCGACCCGAACCTCTTTGTGAACGACGACGGCAAGTGGTGGCTGTCCTTCGGCAGTTGGTGGACCGGGATCAAGATGATCCAGATCAACCCGTCGACCGGGAAGCAGCTCTCGTCCAACACCACCCGCTACTCGCTGGCCTCCCGCCCCACCGGCACCAAGGCCGTCGAGGCCCCCTACATCGTCAAACGGAACGGCTACTACTACCTGTTCGCCTCCTACGACACCTGCTGCGCCGGCACCGGCTCCACGTACAAGGTCAAGGTCGGCCGGGCCACCAGCGTCACCGGCCCGTACTCCGACAAGAACGGCGTCGCCATGATGAACAACGGCGGTACGCCCGTGCTGGAGTCGCACGGCCGGTACATCGGCCCCGGCGGACAGTCGATCATGAATGACGCGGGCGGCGACCTGATCGTCTACCACTACTACGACGGCCAGGCCAACGGCACTGCGAAGCTCGGCATCAACCTCCTGGACTGGAGCAGCGGATGGCCCGTCGCCTACTGA
- a CDS encoding FAD-dependent oxidoreductase yields MRPRPHHRCRSRPQTHRSGACPRSVRRVPRGGLAENFDHETQLLTPNELKSELGSDYYHGALFDPLRAGRHVGRYVHGLAEAAARVGADIRQRDATTGLTRLATGGFLVETLHCIIRAEQVRPPPMPGPTRRCPGSIGG; encoded by the coding sequence GTGCGCCCAAGGCCGCACCATCGGTGCCGGTCACGCCCGCAAACGCATCGGTCAGGAGCGTGCCCGCGTTCTGTCCGACGCGTTCCGCGAGGCGGCCTGGCCGAGAACTTCGACCACGAGACACAGCTCCTCACCCCGAACGAACTGAAGTCGGAGCTGGGCTCGGACTACTACCACGGCGCCCTGTTCGACCCGCTCCGCGCCGGCCGGCACGTCGGCAGGTACGTCCACGGCCTCGCCGAGGCCGCCGCACGTGTCGGCGCCGACATCCGCCAACGCGACGCGACCACCGGACTCACCCGCCTGGCCACCGGCGGCTTCCTGGTCGAGACCCTGCACTGCATCATCCGTGCCGAGCAGGTCAGGCCGCCACCGATGCCTGGACCGACAAGGCGCTGCCCTGGTTCCATAGGCGGCTGA
- a CDS encoding LacI family DNA-binding transcriptional regulator: protein MTTGLERGAGSSAPRSEDVARLAGVSRKTVSRVLNNEPYVSDESRRRVLAAAEELGYRLNHAARALASGRTRSIGVVALGTAGYGTASLLVGIEQAVRDAGYALRVLNTPDGDPETIAAALESLLEQGVDGIVVSEPIVEGEVPLGVDVPVLFLGAPAAFSAARTLTVGVGAHQLARAATDHLLDLGHTTVHHLAGPRRWYATTDRIEGWRAALAARGAHEPPVLNGDWSAASGYAAGLGLASDLLVTAVFAGGDEMAIGLIHALREAGRRVPEDISVVGFDGNPVFAYVSPPLTTVRQPFEAASREGIRLLLHAIEKPDTVPPPANDPPVELIVRGSTAPPPSP from the coding sequence ATGACAACAGGGCTGGAGCGCGGTGCGGGCTCCTCCGCGCCGCGCAGTGAGGACGTGGCCAGGCTGGCCGGCGTCTCCCGCAAGACGGTCTCCCGGGTCCTCAACAACGAGCCGTACGTCTCCGACGAGTCCCGACGACGCGTTCTGGCGGCCGCCGAGGAACTCGGCTACCGGCTGAACCACGCCGCCAGGGCGCTGGCCTCCGGCCGTACCCGCTCCATCGGTGTGGTCGCTCTGGGGACGGCCGGGTATGGAACCGCCTCCCTGCTCGTGGGCATCGAACAAGCCGTACGGGACGCCGGTTACGCGCTTCGCGTGCTCAACACACCGGACGGCGACCCGGAAACCATCGCCGCCGCGCTGGAATCACTCCTGGAGCAGGGCGTGGACGGCATCGTCGTCTCCGAACCCATTGTCGAAGGAGAAGTCCCGCTCGGCGTCGACGTGCCGGTCCTGTTCCTCGGAGCCCCAGCCGCCTTCAGTGCCGCCCGGACCCTGACCGTCGGTGTGGGCGCCCATCAGCTGGCGCGCGCGGCCACCGATCACCTCCTGGACCTGGGGCATACGACCGTCCATCACCTCGCCGGGCCGCGGCGGTGGTACGCCACCACGGACCGCATCGAGGGATGGCGGGCGGCACTCGCGGCCCGGGGCGCGCACGAACCGCCCGTGCTGAACGGTGACTGGTCGGCGGCCTCCGGGTATGCCGCGGGCCTTGGGCTGGCCTCGGACCTCTTAGTGACCGCGGTGTTCGCCGGGGGCGACGAGATGGCCATCGGCCTGATCCATGCCCTGCGGGAAGCCGGCCGCCGGGTGCCGGAGGACATCAGCGTCGTCGGTTTCGACGGAAACCCCGTCTTCGCCTACGTCTCCCCGCCTCTGACCACCGTCCGTCAGCCCTTCGAGGCCGCGTCACGGGAAGGAATCCGGCTCCTCCTCCACGCCATCGAGAAGCCCGACACCGTGCCGCCGCCGGCGAACGACCCACCCGTCGAACTCATCGTCCGCGGCTCGACCGCACCTCCCCCCTCCCCCTGA
- a CDS encoding RICIN domain-containing protein — protein MSPVQPGARPGAAPRPRLTTLLFLLLALALAGATLVLPAAGRADAVSRPAQTLYTPPSGSPAPGALYPRGLRLQHNGSANGTLLATFEQYTNSTPVFPIYRSTDNGNSWSKISEVADTQNGWGMRWEPELFELPTAMGGFPAGTVLAAGDSVPSNRGGTKIDLYASTDRGQTWTFVTNIATGGEAISSNGHTPVWEPYFLAADGKLIVYYSDQRDTAHGQEIVHQVSTDLRIWGPVVDDVSKPNYADRPGMPVVTRLPNSNYVMTHEYCNAPEGGCSVYYKISADPEAFNSATDQVLRATDGTIPSGAPFVTWLPTGGPNGTLAVSGDTVEDLFLNTQNGDPNAWTRIRANVPRGYSRGLLPLSDGHSLMVFTGGRAGVSTLNPVQYSVIDLGGGISDGATYTASNAGSNLMLTIAGGSTTNGTAATQQNADNATDQQWRFVQQPSGYFKILNVASGKVLGVQNQSTANGAKILQWDDNGTLDHEWAVAPHPAGGYNITNRVTGKNLEIPGASTATGTSAGQWSDTGCACQRWNLTQTALPPLGTGQYILVNKNSGKYLDIPGASTATNTAAQQYQNSACLCQLFAFQSAGGGAWTIKNVNSNLNLDIRNSSSTAGAAIVQNTASSADSQKWTLTDAGNGYYKLRNVNSSLVAGVAQSSAADGAAVVQWNSLTVDDQLWKIVRIN, from the coding sequence ATGTCCCCCGTACAGCCAGGCGCCAGACCCGGCGCCGCTCCGCGCCCCCGTCTCACCACTCTCCTGTTCCTGCTGCTCGCTCTGGCCTTGGCCGGGGCGACACTGGTCCTGCCCGCCGCGGGCAGGGCAGACGCCGTCTCCCGCCCCGCCCAGACCCTGTACACCCCGCCGTCCGGCTCACCCGCCCCTGGCGCGCTCTACCCGCGGGGGCTGCGTCTGCAGCACAACGGGTCGGCCAACGGCACCCTCCTTGCCACCTTCGAGCAGTACACCAACAGCACCCCGGTCTTCCCGATCTACCGCAGCACCGACAACGGCAACTCCTGGTCGAAGATCTCCGAGGTCGCCGACACCCAGAACGGCTGGGGCATGCGCTGGGAGCCCGAACTGTTCGAACTGCCCACGGCGATGGGAGGCTTCCCGGCCGGCACCGTCCTGGCCGCAGGCGACTCCGTCCCCAGCAACCGTGGGGGCACCAAGATCGACCTGTACGCCAGCACCGACCGCGGGCAGACCTGGACCTTCGTCACCAACATCGCCACCGGCGGCGAGGCGATATCCAGCAACGGCCACACCCCCGTGTGGGAGCCCTACTTCCTGGCGGCCGACGGCAAGCTGATCGTCTACTACTCCGACCAGCGCGACACCGCCCACGGCCAGGAGATCGTCCACCAGGTCTCCACGGACCTTCGCATCTGGGGCCCGGTCGTGGACGACGTGTCGAAGCCGAACTACGCGGACCGGCCCGGCATGCCGGTGGTCACCCGGCTGCCCAACAGCAACTACGTCATGACACACGAGTACTGCAACGCGCCCGAAGGCGGCTGCTCCGTGTACTACAAGATCTCCGCCGACCCCGAGGCGTTCAACTCCGCCACCGACCAGGTCCTGCGGGCGACCGACGGTACGATCCCCAGCGGGGCGCCCTTCGTCACCTGGCTGCCCACCGGCGGCCCCAACGGCACCCTCGCCGTCAGCGGTGACACCGTGGAGGACCTGTTCCTCAACACCCAGAACGGTGACCCGAACGCCTGGACCCGCATCCGCGCCAACGTCCCCCGCGGCTACAGCCGCGGCCTGCTCCCCCTGTCCGACGGACACAGCCTCATGGTGTTCACCGGCGGCCGGGCCGGCGTAAGCACCCTCAATCCCGTCCAGTACAGCGTCATCGACCTGGGCGGCGGGATCTCCGACGGCGCCACCTACACCGCCTCCAACGCAGGCAGCAACCTGATGCTGACCATCGCGGGCGGCTCCACCACCAACGGCACCGCCGCCACCCAGCAGAACGCCGACAACGCCACCGACCAGCAGTGGCGCTTCGTCCAGCAGCCCTCCGGCTACTTCAAGATCCTCAACGTCGCCAGCGGCAAGGTCCTCGGCGTACAGAACCAGTCCACCGCCAACGGCGCCAAGATCCTCCAGTGGGACGACAACGGCACTCTCGACCACGAATGGGCCGTCGCCCCGCACCCCGCCGGCGGGTACAACATCACCAACCGCGTCACCGGCAAGAACCTCGAAATCCCGGGCGCCTCCACCGCCACCGGCACCAGCGCCGGCCAGTGGAGCGACACCGGCTGCGCCTGCCAGCGTTGGAACCTCACCCAGACCGCTCTGCCGCCGCTGGGCACCGGACAGTACATCCTCGTCAACAAGAACAGCGGCAAGTACCTCGACATCCCCGGCGCCTCCACCGCCACCAACACGGCCGCCCAGCAGTATCAGAACTCCGCCTGCCTCTGCCAGCTGTTCGCTTTCCAGTCCGCCGGCGGCGGAGCCTGGACCATCAAGAACGTCAACAGCAACCTCAACCTGGACATCCGCAACTCCTCCAGCACGGCAGGCGCGGCCATCGTCCAGAACACCGCCTCCAGCGCCGACTCGCAGAAGTGGACGCTCACTGACGCGGGCAACGGCTACTACAAGCTCCGCAATGTGAACAGCAGCCTCGTCGCCGGTGTCGCCCAGTCCTCCGCCGCGGACGGCGCGGCCGTCGTCCAGTGGAACAGCCTCACCGTCGACGACCAGCTCTGGAAGATCGTCCGCATCAACTGA
- a CDS encoding glycoside hydrolase family 2 protein yields the protein MAGIPLAGTASAATYTAPNPRVRIDLNSGWRFIRQDVTGAQAPGFDDSGWTSVTTPHTWNAVDGADGGNNYYRGVGWYRRHYTVPSAMAGKRLYLQFAGVNQVADVWVNSTYVGQHKGGYARFRFDVTGVLVPGGDNVIAVKVTNAYDTGIAPVSADYTFEGGIYRNVSLWAIDNLHVRMTDYAGPGVYLRQSNVTTASATVTVTTKLWNDNSATRSVVVRTVIADSSGNVVADTSTTARSLAAAAGADISQTVTVNSPRLWNGLADPYLYNASVEIHDVTAGTDRVTDVVTERLGLRSFAVDADTGFHLNGSHLGLHGVNLHQERAVKGWATTDADHTQDFDLIQEIGANTIRMAHYQHDQKDYNLADERGLIVWAEIPVVNSVTNSTAFTAGTQNQMRELIRQNYNHPSIVFWGIGNEQTDYNGTATNTLLQSLADIVASEDPDRLSTYAVRGEDPDNAQSGLHTQTTGFNKYYGWYYGSADGDLGAWADNLHTTSPSRRIAMSEYGAGANTTQHALNPPKPSPGGSWHPEEYQSLFHEAAWKQLAARPYIWGSFVWAMFDFASDGRNEGSRPGINDKGLVTRDRQIRKDAFYWYKANWASTPTLYITSRRWTQRTDAATELKVYSNASQVTATLNGTSLGTLSSSDHIFRWANVTLKQGQNTVTVTATINGSTYTDSVEWTLG from the coding sequence TTGGCGGGGATTCCACTTGCCGGTACCGCGTCCGCTGCGACGTACACGGCGCCGAATCCGCGTGTCCGCATCGATCTCAACAGCGGGTGGCGATTCATCAGGCAAGACGTCACAGGTGCACAAGCGCCCGGGTTCGATGACTCCGGATGGACGTCGGTCACCACGCCCCACACCTGGAACGCCGTCGACGGCGCCGACGGCGGCAACAACTACTACCGCGGAGTGGGCTGGTACCGCCGCCACTACACGGTGCCGTCCGCAATGGCCGGGAAGAGGCTCTACCTGCAGTTCGCCGGGGTCAACCAGGTCGCCGACGTCTGGGTCAACAGCACGTACGTCGGGCAGCACAAAGGCGGATACGCCCGTTTCAGGTTCGACGTCACCGGCGTGCTCGTCCCCGGCGGGGACAACGTCATCGCGGTGAAGGTGACCAACGCCTACGACACCGGCATCGCGCCGGTGAGCGCGGACTACACCTTCGAGGGCGGCATCTACCGCAACGTCAGCCTGTGGGCCATCGACAACCTGCACGTACGGATGACGGACTACGCGGGTCCCGGCGTCTACCTGCGGCAGAGCAATGTGACCACGGCGTCGGCCACGGTGACCGTGACGACGAAGCTGTGGAACGACAACAGTGCCACCAGATCGGTGGTGGTCCGCACCGTCATCGCCGACAGCAGCGGGAACGTCGTCGCGGACACCAGCACCACTGCGCGCTCCCTTGCCGCGGCCGCCGGCGCGGACATCAGCCAGACCGTCACTGTCAACAGCCCACGCCTGTGGAACGGTCTGGCGGATCCGTACCTCTACAACGCCAGCGTCGAGATCCACGACGTCACCGCGGGCACGGACAGGGTCACTGATGTGGTGACCGAACGCCTGGGCCTTCGCTCCTTCGCCGTGGACGCCGATACCGGCTTCCACCTCAATGGCAGCCACCTCGGCCTGCACGGCGTCAACCTGCACCAGGAGCGGGCCGTCAAGGGGTGGGCGACAACCGACGCCGACCACACCCAGGACTTCGATCTCATCCAGGAGATCGGCGCCAACACCATCCGGATGGCGCACTACCAGCACGACCAGAAGGACTACAACCTCGCTGACGAACGCGGGCTGATCGTGTGGGCGGAGATCCCCGTGGTCAACTCCGTCACCAACTCGACCGCCTTCACCGCCGGCACCCAGAACCAGATGCGTGAGCTGATCCGGCAGAACTACAACCACCCGTCGATCGTCTTCTGGGGCATCGGCAACGAGCAGACCGACTACAACGGCACCGCCACGAACACGCTGCTCCAGTCACTGGCCGACATCGTCGCGTCCGAGGACCCCGACCGGCTCTCCACCTACGCCGTGCGCGGCGAGGACCCCGACAACGCGCAGTCAGGGCTGCACACGCAGACAACGGGCTTCAACAAGTACTACGGCTGGTACTACGGCTCCGCGGACGGTGACCTGGGTGCATGGGCAGACAACCTGCACACCACCTCCCCGTCCCGCAGGATCGCCATGTCGGAGTACGGCGCCGGCGCCAACACCACCCAGCACGCCCTCAACCCGCCGAAGCCCTCACCGGGTGGCTCCTGGCACCCCGAGGAGTACCAGTCGCTGTTCCACGAAGCGGCCTGGAAGCAGCTCGCCGCCCGTCCGTACATCTGGGGCTCGTTCGTCTGGGCCATGTTCGACTTCGCCTCCGACGGCCGTAACGAAGGAAGCCGGCCCGGCATCAACGACAAGGGCCTGGTCACCCGCGACCGGCAGATCCGCAAGGACGCCTTCTACTGGTACAAGGCCAACTGGGCGAGCACTCCGACCCTCTACATCACCAGCCGCCGCTGGACCCAGCGCACCGACGCCGCCACCGAACTGAAGGTCTACTCCAACGCGAGTCAGGTCACCGCCACCCTCAACGGCACCTCCCTGGGAACCCTGAGCAGCAGCGACCACATCTTCAGATGGGCCAACGTCACACTGAAGCAGGGGCAGAACACCGTGACAGTCACCGCGACCATCAACGGCTCCACCTACACCGACAGCGTCGAGTGGACTCTCGGCTGA
- a CDS encoding dihydrofolate reductase family protein — translation MTDASTGKVVVNRVMSLDGFIAGPGHTMDWIFEHMTSATFPEVMAATGAMLIGRGTYEVGKRMSDENPDYDGGAQFVLTHRPPDEPDPNVTFLTCDIEEALATARRAAGDKNLEILGADVAAQCLQRGLVDEILVYVLPVLLGDGVRFAPPGLDRIDLEPFSNVQSGGVTMLRFHVRK, via the coding sequence ATGACGGATGCGAGCACCGGCAAAGTGGTCGTGAACAGGGTGATGTCCCTCGATGGGTTCATCGCCGGTCCGGGCCACACGATGGACTGGATCTTCGAGCACATGACGTCGGCGACGTTCCCGGAGGTCATGGCGGCCACGGGTGCCATGCTCATCGGCCGGGGCACGTACGAGGTCGGCAAGCGCATGTCCGACGAGAACCCCGACTACGACGGCGGGGCGCAGTTCGTCCTCACCCACCGCCCGCCCGACGAGCCGGACCCCAACGTCACCTTCCTCACCTGCGACATCGAGGAAGCCTTGGCCACGGCACGCCGCGCCGCCGGCGACAAGAACCTGGAGATCCTCGGCGCCGACGTGGCCGCCCAGTGCCTGCAGCGCGGCCTCGTCGACGAGATCCTGGTGTACGTGCTGCCGGTGCTGCTCGGCGACGGCGTCCGCTTCGCGCCGCCGGGCCTCGACCGGATCGACCTGGAACCGTTCAGCAACGTCCAGTCGGGCGGGGTCACCATGCTGCGCTTCCACGTGCGCAAGTAG